One genomic segment of Arcobacter porcinus includes these proteins:
- a CDS encoding putative Na+/H+ antiporter — MQPTTLQIIAAIIFALAIIHIFSVKYFEHLAHRSERHSGLFHLLGEIEVVFGIWAMILVIFMFAFMGKTKTMDYVNSRNYVETMFVFVIMVIAATRPILHTVVWLVKKLSNMLPRKGATGFYFVVMCVVPLLGSLITEPAAMTLAALILSDKLFSQGISNKLKYLTLGALFINISVGGTLTNFAAPPILMVAGTWDWSSTFMLTTFGWKAMIAIVINTSLIIIVFYKELSNINIRTTVSEKEKIPKVIVITHFVFLFLVIYFGHYPAFFLSIFLLFLGVTYAYQEYQDRLMLREGLLVAFFLGGLVILGGQQEWWLKDIISNMSNAEAFVGAITLGAFTDNAAITYLASIVEGLSDDFKYYIVAGAVAGGGLTVIANAPNPAGAAILKSHFQDGSIDPRYLFLGALIPTIIAAICFIIL; from the coding sequence ATGCAACCAACAACACTGCAAATTATCGCTGCTATAATATTTGCATTAGCAATAATACATATATTTTCAGTTAAATATTTTGAACATTTAGCACATAGAAGTGAAAGACATTCAGGACTATTTCATCTTTTAGGAGAGATTGAAGTGGTTTTTGGAATTTGGGCCATGATTTTAGTTATTTTTATGTTTGCTTTTATGGGAAAAACAAAAACTATGGATTATGTAAATAGTAGAAACTATGTAGAAACAATGTTTGTTTTTGTAATTATGGTAATTGCAGCAACAAGACCAATTTTACATACAGTTGTTTGGCTTGTAAAAAAACTTTCAAATATGTTACCAAGAAAAGGAGCAACTGGGTTTTACTTTGTTGTTATGTGTGTTGTTCCACTTTTGGGTTCACTAATCACAGAACCAGCTGCAATGACTCTTGCTGCACTTATTTTAAGTGATAAACTTTTTTCACAAGGAATATCAAATAAACTAAAATATTTAACATTAGGTGCTTTATTTATAAATATATCTGTTGGTGGAACTTTGACAAATTTTGCTGCTCCTCCAATTTTGATGGTTGCTGGTACTTGGGATTGGAGTAGTACTTTTATGCTTACAACTTTTGGATGGAAAGCTATGATTGCAATAGTTATAAATACAAGTTTAATAATAATTGTATTTTATAAAGAGTTATCAAATATAAATATAAGAACAACCGTTAGTGAAAAAGAGAAAATACCAAAAGTAATTGTAATTACACACTTTGTATTTCTTTTTTTAGTAATCTATTTTGGACATTATCCAGCGTTTTTCTTAAGTATATTTCTTCTATTTTTAGGAGTTACTTATGCTTACCAAGAGTATCAAGATAGATTAATGTTAAGAGAAGGGCTTTTAGTTGCATTTTTTCTTGGAGGACTTGTAATTTTAGGTGGGCAGCAAGAGTGGTGGCTAAAAGATATAATTTCAAATATGAGTAATGCAGAAGCATTTGTTGGAGCTATTACTTTAGGAGCATTTACAGATAATGCAGCTATTACTTATCTTGCTTCAATCGTAGAAGGCTTAAGTGATGATTTCAAATATTATATAGTTGCAGGAGCAGTTGCAGGTGGTGGACTTACAGTTATTGCAAATGCACCAAATCCAGCAGGTGCAGCTATTTTAAAAAGTCATTTTCAAGATGGTTCAATAGATCCAAGATATCTATTTTTAGGTGCACTTATTCCAACAATAATTGCAGCTATTTGTTTTATTATTTTATAA
- a CDS encoding IMPACT family protein yields MKFVQKEFTATLDEKKSKFLAFLVPYKDFDKTMQRLKAEHPKAVHHVYAYRFLNEFDQIVENCSDDGEPRGTSGRPSLAVLAGANIINSAAIIVRYFGGIKLGTGGLVRAYSNSVNEVIKVSEFELYKKLINKILECEYSFLSQLEYILKEAKINIVSQEFLMSVKVKIELTKEEFDILKEKLPIEVKIL; encoded by the coding sequence TTGAAATTTGTTCAAAAAGAGTTTACAGCAACATTAGATGAAAAAAAATCAAAATTTTTAGCTTTTTTAGTGCCATATAAAGATTTTGACAAAACAATGCAAAGATTAAAAGCTGAACACCCAAAAGCTGTTCATCATGTATATGCTTATAGATTTTTAAATGAATTTGATCAAATTGTAGAAAATTGTAGTGATGATGGAGAACCAAGAGGAACAAGTGGAAGACCATCTTTGGCTGTTTTAGCTGGAGCAAATATTATAAATAGTGCAGCTATTATTGTAAGATATTTTGGTGGAATAAAACTAGGAACTGGTGGACTTGTAAGAGCTTATAGCAATAGTGTAAATGAAGTTATAAAAGTATCAGAGTTTGAGCTTTATAAAAAATTAATAAATAAAATATTAGAGTGTGAGTATAGTTTTTTATCACAACTTGAATATATATTAAAAGAAGCAAAGATAAATATCGTTTCTCAAGAGTTTCTTATGAGTGTAAAAGTAAAAATAGAGCTTACAAAAGAAGAGTTTGATATATTAAAAGAAAAACTGCCAATAGAGGTAAAGATTTTATAA
- the tlyA gene encoding 23S rRNA (cytidine-2'-O)-methyltransferase TlyA: protein MRLDLYLTKHFNIQSRNKALELIKSNKVKIDDKIVSKASFLVDESMKIELLEEDFYVSRAAYKLKYFLEDLKDDKFDLKDKVALDIGSSTGGFTQILLENSIKKVFCVDVGSNQLHERVKKSEKIEFFENCDIRDFKSEIYFDIVTCDVSFISILNIIDAINSLKFQKIIILFKPQFEVGTGVKRDKKGVVKDEKAKKLARDRFLAKTLELNWILEKNSISKLEGKDGNSEEFFYFCRK from the coding sequence ATGAGATTAGATTTATACCTTACAAAACATTTTAATATTCAAAGCAGAAATAAAGCACTTGAACTAATAAAGTCAAATAAAGTAAAAATTGATGACAAAATTGTATCAAAAGCTTCATTTCTAGTTGATGAAAGTATGAAAATTGAACTTTTAGAAGAAGATTTTTATGTATCAAGAGCTGCTTATAAACTAAAATATTTTTTAGAAGATTTAAAAGATGATAAATTTGATTTAAAAGATAAAGTAGCTTTAGATATAGGAAGTAGCACAGGTGGATTTACACAAATTTTATTAGAAAATAGTATAAAAAAGGTTTTTTGTGTAGATGTTGGAAGTAATCAACTTCACGAAAGAGTGAAAAAAAGTGAAAAAATAGAATTTTTTGAAAATTGTGACATTAGAGATTTTAAAAGTGAAATATATTTTGATATTGTGACTTGTGATGTCTCTTTTATATCAATTTTAAATATAATTGATGCTATAAATAGCCTAAAATTTCAAAAAATAATAATTCTTTTTAAACCACAATTTGAAGTAGGAACTGGTGTTAAAAGAGATAAAAAAGGTGTTGTAAAAGATGAGAAAGCCAAAAAACTTGCAAGAGATAGATTTTTGGCAAAAACTTTAGAACTAAATTGGATATTAGAGAAAAACAGTATTAGCAAACTTGAAGGAAAAGATGGAAACAGTGAAGAGTTTTTCTACTTTTGTAGAAAATAA
- a CDS encoding bifunctional riboflavin kinase/FAD synthetase, whose translation METVKSFSTFVENKIDKNSIKSIAIGGFDGMHLAHQKLFSNLDENGAIICIETGHASLTPKFYRQEYSKYPIFFYDLHKIKGLDGVEFINLLKFEFPNLEKIVVGFDFAFGKDRSCNSNDLKKHFKGDVIVIDEVCLEESAIHSRYIRGFLLSGDIKTANKFLGKSYKIYGKHIKGQGLGKKEFVATINLEVSEFLLPKSGVYITKTSFDGETYPSVSFLGHRNSTDNIFAVETHILDEEIEVIDKNVSIEFIERIRDNKKFNSFLELKDEIICDVNFAKKYFYEKLDKIKND comes from the coding sequence ATGGAAACAGTGAAGAGTTTTTCTACTTTTGTAGAAAATAAAATTGATAAAAATAGTATAAAATCAATAGCTATTGGTGGTTTTGATGGAATGCATTTAGCTCATCAAAAACTTTTTTCAAATTTAGATGAAAATGGAGCAATAATTTGTATTGAAACAGGTCATGCATCTTTAACTCCAAAATTTTATAGACAAGAGTATTCAAAATATCCAATATTTTTTTATGATTTACATAAAATAAAAGGCTTAGATGGAGTTGAGTTTATAAATCTTCTTAAGTTTGAATTTCCTAATTTAGAAAAAATTGTTGTAGGTTTTGATTTTGCTTTTGGTAAAGATAGATCTTGCAATAGTAATGATTTAAAAAAACATTTCAAAGGAGATGTTATTGTTATTGATGAAGTTTGTTTAGAAGAATCTGCTATTCATTCAAGATATATAAGAGGGTTTTTATTAAGTGGTGATATAAAAACAGCAAACAAATTTCTTGGAAAGAGCTATAAAATATATGGAAAACATATAAAAGGTCAAGGTTTAGGTAAAAAAGAGTTTGTAGCAACTATTAATCTTGAAGTAAGTGAATTTTTACTTCCAAAAAGTGGAGTTTATATTACAAAAACAAGTTTTGATGGAGAAACTTATCCATCAGTAAGCTTTTTAGGTCATAGAAATAGTACAGATAATATTTTTGCAGTTGAAACTCATATTTTAGATGAAGAGATAGAAGTAATCGATAAAAATGTATCAATAGAGTTTATAGAAAGAATAAGAGATAATAAGAAATTTAACTCTTTTTTAGAGCTAAAAGATGAAATAATTTGCGATGTAAACTTTGCAAAAAAATATTTTTATGAAAAGTTGGATAAAATAAAGAATGACTGA
- the cmoA gene encoding carboxy-S-adenosyl-L-methionine synthase CmoA translates to MTDKVFNKKIKKQFEFDEEVASVFDDMLERSIPYYKEMQRLSIALANNFLKDDAKVVDLGCSTASTLIELAKSSKELKNLNLFGVDSSEAMLDFASKKANAYGVDINFICDDIFNVDFSNSNVIFANYTLQFIRPLLREKLISKIFDSLEEGGIFIFCEKILAESNLLNKQLIDEYYNYKKNQGYSEFEISQKREALENVLIPYTQKENEKMIKEAGFSHCEMVFKWVNFALFIAIK, encoded by the coding sequence ATGACTGATAAAGTATTTAATAAAAAAATAAAAAAACAATTTGAGTTTGATGAAGAAGTTGCAAGTGTTTTTGATGATATGTTGGAAAGATCAATCCCTTATTATAAAGAGATGCAAAGATTAAGCATTGCTTTGGCTAATAATTTTTTAAAAGATGATGCAAAGGTTGTTGATTTAGGTTGTTCAACTGCTTCAACTTTGATTGAACTTGCAAAATCTAGTAAAGAACTAAAAAATCTAAATCTTTTTGGAGTTGATAGCTCTGAAGCTATGCTTGATTTTGCTTCAAAAAAAGCAAATGCTTATGGTGTTGATATAAATTTTATTTGTGATGATATTTTCAATGTAGATTTTTCAAACTCAAATGTAATTTTTGCAAACTATACTTTGCAGTTTATAAGACCACTTTTAAGAGAAAAACTTATATCAAAGATTTTTGATAGTTTAGAAGAAGGTGGAATTTTTATATTTTGTGAAAAGATTTTAGCAGAATCAAATTTGCTAAATAAACAACTAATAGATGAGTATTATAATTATAAAAAAAACCAAGGTTATAGTGAGTTTGAGATATCTCAAAAAAGAGAAGCTTTGGAAAATGTTTTAATTCCATATACTCAAAAAGAGAATGAAAAAATGATAAAAGAAGCTGGTTTTTCGCATTGTGAAATGGTTTTCAAATGGGTAAACTTTGCTTTGTTTATAGCTATTAAATAA
- the bcp gene encoding thioredoxin-dependent thiol peroxidase encodes MLEIGNVAPDFCAFNQDDTEICLRDIKGNWIVLYFYPKDMTPGCTTQACDFSSNLYLFDSLKASIIGVSADSSERHRKFIEKYDLSISLLADEDKKMCQDYGVWQLKKFMGKEFMGIVRTTFIINPKGEIAHIWDKVSVRKKVKKDGKQIEILHVDEVKNKLEELQSVYK; translated from the coding sequence ATGTTAGAAATTGGAAATGTAGCACCAGATTTTTGTGCTTTCAATCAAGATGATACAGAAATATGTTTAAGAGATATAAAAGGAAATTGGATAGTTTTATACTTTTATCCAAAAGATATGACACCTGGTTGTACAACTCAAGCTTGTGATTTTTCATCAAATCTATATCTTTTTGATTCATTAAAAGCAAGTATAATTGGAGTAAGTGCTGATAGTAGCGAAAGACATAGAAAATTTATTGAGAAATATGATTTATCTATTTCATTATTAGCTGATGAAGATAAAAAAATGTGTCAAGATTATGGTGTTTGGCAACTCAAAAAATTTATGGGAAAAGAGTTTATGGGAATAGTTCGAACTACTTTTATAATTAATCCAAAAGGTGAAATTGCTCATATTTGGGATAAAGTAAGTGTTAGAAAAAAAGTAAAAAAAGATGGAAAACAAATAGAGATTTTACATGTAGATGAAGTAAAAAACAAATTAGAAGAGTTACAAAGTGTTTATAAATAG
- a CDS encoding plasminogen-binding N-terminal domain-containing protein produces the protein MAIFCLFVPFFVFANSSFETISVDITNIEKNRSKIEIPNLKIGQSGIVIHTYDEKFNTIVSNAKVISSDEFGSVVEFFAFDDLKQDAIATTKRKVEINDKLILNYLYQNSLLIAPNFEGFDDISKKFPNFSFIHPDILGAKLKFTNSLYPTKKEIQDFTIEQNLGTIFIVVLDNLYILDSKTFLILDKFDYIQKDGLEKRLPFFTRVEDVKDSFFNISSWFKKKDDYDSHYKKILGIKK, from the coding sequence TTGGCAATATTTTGCCTTTTTGTTCCATTTTTTGTTTTTGCAAATAGTAGTTTTGAAACTATTAGTGTAGATATTACAAATATTGAGAAAAATAGAAGTAAGATAGAGATTCCAAATCTTAAAATTGGTCAGTCAGGAATAGTAATTCATACATATGATGAAAAGTTTAATACAATTGTATCAAATGCAAAAGTTATTAGCTCTGATGAGTTTGGAAGTGTTGTAGAGTTTTTCGCTTTTGATGATTTAAAACAAGATGCAATTGCTACAACAAAAAGAAAAGTTGAAATAAATGATAAATTAATTTTAAATTATCTTTATCAAAACTCTCTTTTAATTGCTCCAAACTTTGAAGGTTTTGATGATATTTCAAAAAAATTTCCTAATTTTAGTTTTATTCATCCTGATATTTTAGGTGCAAAACTTAAATTCACAAACTCTTTGTATCCTACAAAAAAAGAGATTCAGGATTTTACAATTGAACAAAATTTGGGTACTATTTTTATCGTAGTTTTGGATAATCTTTATATATTAGATAGCAAAACTTTTTTGATTTTAGATAAGTTTGATTATATACAAAAAGATGGTTTAGAAAAAAGATTACCATTCTTTACAAGAGTTGAAGATGTAAAAGATAGTTTTTTCAATATATCTTCTTGGTTTAAGAAAAAAGATGACTATGATTCACACTATAAAAAGATTTTAGGAATAAAAAAATGA
- a CDS encoding FAD-binding oxidoreductase — MIERKHLDYIASIVGDENIKTDKAHLIAFSYDATRSRFEPDAIVFPRDEQDVSKILKYCNEHKVVIVPRGAGSGFTGGALPSNGGIILSLERHMNKLLEIDMQNMVGVVQPGLINMQFQKAVEEVGLFYPPDPASEEYSTLGGNVSENAGGMRAAKYGITKDYVVALRAVLPNGDIIVAGKKTIKDVAGYNVAGILIASEGTLAVITEITLKLIPKPKYKKTYMGVFSNVNTAMTAVFKSLASGANPVAMEFLDSLVIKALKQKFPQVNLPENAGGILIGDVDASSEAEIEDQLNILKESFKENGSIDFIVAQNEDEGKKLWFARRNASPATMVYGTKKLNEDISVPRSKLPEALDEIYKIGDKYGFQVPCFGHAGDGNIHVNVMVKDKTNEKEMADGHKAIEEIFQLVVDMGGTLSGEHGIGLSKAPFMNIAFTDAEMNLFRSIKKAFDPNNILNPFKMGL; from the coding sequence ATGATAGAAAGAAAACATTTAGATTATATTGCTTCTATTGTTGGAGATGAAAATATAAAGACAGATAAAGCTCACTTAATAGCTTTTTCTTATGATGCAACAAGAAGTAGATTTGAGCCAGATGCTATTGTTTTTCCAAGAGATGAACAAGATGTAAGTAAAATATTAAAATATTGTAATGAACATAAAGTTGTAATAGTTCCAAGAGGTGCTGGAAGTGGTTTTACAGGTGGTGCATTACCTTCAAATGGTGGAATTATTTTAAGTTTAGAAAGACATATGAATAAGCTACTTGAAATAGATATGCAAAATATGGTTGGAGTTGTTCAACCAGGACTTATAAATATGCAATTTCAAAAAGCAGTAGAAGAAGTTGGATTATTTTATCCACCAGATCCAGCAAGTGAAGAGTACTCAACTTTGGGTGGAAATGTAAGCGAAAATGCTGGTGGAATGAGAGCTGCTAAATATGGTATTACAAAAGATTATGTTGTTGCATTAAGAGCTGTTTTACCAAATGGAGATATTATTGTTGCTGGTAAAAAAACAATAAAAGATGTTGCTGGATATAATGTTGCTGGAATTTTAATAGCAAGTGAAGGTACTTTGGCAGTTATCACTGAAATTACATTAAAGTTAATTCCAAAACCAAAATACAAAAAAACATATATGGGTGTTTTCTCAAATGTAAATACAGCAATGACAGCTGTATTTAAATCACTTGCAAGTGGTGCAAACCCTGTTGCAATGGAGTTTTTAGATTCACTTGTTATAAAAGCTTTAAAACAAAAGTTTCCTCAAGTTAATTTACCTGAAAATGCTGGTGGAATTTTAATTGGAGATGTAGATGCTTCAAGCGAAGCTGAGATAGAAGATCAATTAAATATTTTAAAAGAGTCATTTAAAGAGAATGGTTCAATAGATTTTATAGTAGCACAAAATGAAGATGAAGGGAAAAAACTATGGTTTGCAAGAAGAAATGCAAGTCCAGCAACTATGGTTTATGGAACAAAAAAACTAAATGAAGATATTAGTGTTCCTAGAAGTAAGCTTCCAGAAGCACTTGATGAAATCTATAAAATTGGTGATAAATATGGTTTCCAAGTTCCATGTTTTGGACACGCAGGAGATGGAAATATTCACGTAAATGTGATGGTAAAAGATAAAACAAATGAAAAAGAGATGGCTGATGGACACAAAGCTATTGAAGAGATTTTTCAATTAGTTGTTGATATGGGTGGAACTTTAAGTGGGGAACACGGAATTGGTCTATCAAAAGCTCCATTTATGAATATTGCTTTTACAGATGCTGAGATGAATCTATTTAGAAGTATTAAAAAAGCTTTTGATCCAAATAATATTTTAAATCCATTCAAAATGGGTCTTTAG
- a CDS encoding YihY/virulence factor BrkB family protein: protein MLYSKKTFIKKIIAAVNSFFNDDTTYFAASLSFFTIFSILPIIALAIAIVSNIPEFNSYLDTFTNFLLNFLNPTHSAEIVETLKKYISNSGELGTIGILYMLFVYTMFFKDYDYIVNKIHKTKRRAIYKSFFIYSIFFIVFPTVFMFFNIFISLNDGNEFKKLILFLFTWFMFFSLFKLSVNKKISLKASAISSFITLATLSITKNLFVYYVIYNKTYTTIYGSLATLLFTFFWIYISWIIYLYGIKMCHRINTFY, encoded by the coding sequence TTGTTATATAGTAAAAAAACATTTATAAAAAAGATTATTGCAGCTGTTAACTCATTTTTTAATGATGATACAACATACTTTGCAGCTAGTCTTAGTTTTTTTACTATATTCTCTATCTTACCTATTATTGCTCTTGCTATTGCAATAGTTTCAAATATCCCTGAATTTAACTCATATCTTGATACATTTACAAATTTTTTATTAAACTTTTTAAATCCAACTCACTCAGCTGAGATTGTTGAAACTCTAAAGAAATATATTTCAAATTCAGGAGAACTTGGAACTATTGGAATTTTATATATGCTTTTTGTATATACAATGTTTTTCAAAGACTATGACTATATTGTAAATAAAATACATAAAACAAAAAGAAGAGCTATTTATAAATCATTTTTTATATACTCAATCTTTTTTATAGTTTTCCCAACTGTTTTTATGTTTTTTAATATTTTCATATCATTAAATGATGGAAATGAGTTTAAAAAACTTATTCTATTTTTATTTACTTGGTTTATGTTCTTTTCTCTTTTTAAACTTAGTGTAAACAAAAAAATATCTTTAAAAGCATCTGCTATCTCATCTTTTATAACATTAGCAACTCTTAGCATAACAAAGAATCTATTTGTATATTATGTAATTTACAATAAAACTTATACAACAATTTATGGTTCTTTAGCAACCCTACTTTTTACATTCTTTTGGATATACATATCTTGGATTATCTATTTATATGGAATTAAAATGTGCCATAGAATAAATACTTTTTATTAG